In Lysobacter firmicutimachus, one genomic interval encodes:
- the thiE gene encoding thiamine phosphate synthase encodes MTSRWPRRGLYAITPDEADTPRLLRRVEAVLGAGAHWLQYRNKAADAALQRAQVQALQPLCRAHGVPLIVNDDWRLAAELGADGAHLGEDDGELPAARVALGSRAILGASCYDDIALARAAAAQGASYVAFGAFFVSPTKPHARRASPALLAQAAALGLPRVAIGGIAPDNARPLVDAGADLLAVISGVFDAPDPAAAVRAYLSCFEEDSRHD; translated from the coding sequence ATGACCTCCCGCTGGCCGCGCCGCGGCCTGTATGCGATCACGCCCGACGAAGCCGACACCCCGCGTCTGCTGCGCCGGGTCGAAGCCGTGCTGGGCGCCGGCGCGCACTGGCTGCAATACCGCAACAAAGCCGCCGACGCCGCGCTGCAACGCGCTCAGGTGCAGGCGCTGCAGCCGCTGTGCCGCGCCCACGGCGTGCCGCTGATCGTCAACGACGACTGGCGCCTGGCCGCCGAGCTCGGCGCCGATGGCGCGCACCTGGGCGAGGACGACGGCGAACTGCCCGCCGCGCGCGTCGCGCTCGGCAGCCGGGCCATCCTCGGCGCCTCTTGCTACGACGACATCGCCCTGGCTCGCGCCGCCGCCGCGCAGGGCGCCAGCTATGTCGCGTTCGGCGCGTTTTTCGTTTCGCCGACCAAGCCGCATGCGCGCCGCGCTTCGCCCGCGTTGCTCGCGCAGGCGGCGGCGCTGGGGCTGCCGCGGGTGGCGATCGGCGGCATCGCCCCGGACAATGCCCGGCCGCTGGTCGATGCGGGCGCCGACCTGCTCGCGGTCATCAGCGGCGTGTTCGACGCCCCCGACCCGGCCGCCGCGGTACGCGCCTACCTTTCCTGTTTCGAAGAAGACTCCCGCCATGACTAA
- a CDS encoding DNA polymerase Y family protein — MTLRCLFVDFNSYFASVEQFDREELRDRPVGVVPVMAATTCCIAASREAKVHGVKTGTPVHEALRLCPDIRIVQARPARYVELHHRLIAAIQDCIPIDGKPLSIDEVACRLIGRERQRENAVAIARKIKQTLIDRGLSPAIRCSIGIAPNTFLAKTASDLDKVDGLTVIELDDLPRALHGLALHDLCGVGPSMLQRLNDAGIDSVEQLAAAPRERLKAIWGGIEGERFWAQLRGIEPPSRQRSAVGSVGHSHVLDPQMRTAEGMRSVLFKLLAKAAMRLRQEQCQARGLSLHVRFVGREQRYSRDLSFAALDDTPTLLQLMAGALEPLLRAAASGRWPVKRHPPLSVAVSLIDLQPNAGETASLFSERQRSRELTRVLDQINQRYGNNRLYFGAMQDALAQGAAPMRIPFQHIPDEASEADLGAAALVADPSMDELWLQRERQFKAMAENAHRQTRERTSSATRPAAATPPAPTPPGHQPSGVGGWVRKRRKHEGHGPGTTGSLF; from the coding sequence ATGACCCTGCGCTGCCTGTTCGTCGACTTCAATTCCTACTTCGCCTCGGTCGAGCAGTTCGACCGGGAGGAATTGCGCGACCGCCCGGTCGGCGTGGTGCCGGTCATGGCCGCCACCACCTGCTGCATCGCCGCCAGCCGCGAGGCCAAGGTCCACGGGGTCAAGACCGGCACGCCGGTGCACGAGGCGCTGCGGCTGTGCCCCGACATCCGGATCGTCCAGGCGCGGCCGGCGCGCTATGTCGAATTGCACCATCGCCTGATCGCGGCGATCCAGGACTGCATTCCGATCGACGGCAAGCCGCTGTCGATCGACGAGGTGGCCTGTCGGCTGATCGGCCGCGAACGCCAGCGCGAGAATGCCGTCGCGATCGCGCGAAAGATCAAGCAGACCCTGATCGACCGCGGCCTCAGCCCGGCGATCCGCTGCTCGATCGGCATCGCCCCCAACACCTTCCTGGCCAAGACCGCTTCCGATCTCGACAAGGTCGACGGCCTGACCGTGATCGAACTGGACGACTTGCCGCGGGCACTGCATGGTCTGGCCTTGCACGATCTGTGCGGAGTGGGCCCGTCGATGCTGCAACGCCTCAACGACGCCGGCATCGACAGCGTCGAACAACTCGCCGCGGCGCCGCGCGAACGGCTCAAGGCGATCTGGGGCGGCATCGAGGGCGAACGCTTCTGGGCCCAGTTGCGCGGCATCGAGCCGCCGTCGCGGCAACGCAGCGCCGTGGGCTCGGTCGGTCATTCGCACGTGCTCGACCCGCAGATGCGCACGGCCGAAGGCATGCGCTCGGTGCTGTTCAAACTGCTCGCCAAGGCCGCCATGCGCCTGCGGCAGGAGCAATGCCAGGCGCGCGGCCTGAGCCTGCACGTGCGTTTCGTCGGTCGCGAACAGCGCTACAGCCGGGATCTGTCCTTCGCTGCGCTCGACGACACGCCGACCTTGCTGCAACTGATGGCCGGTGCGCTGGAGCCGCTGCTGCGCGCTGCCGCCAGCGGCCGCTGGCCGGTCAAACGGCACCCGCCGCTGTCGGTGGCGGTATCGCTGATCGACCTGCAGCCCAACGCCGGCGAGACCGCCTCGCTGTTTTCCGAACGCCAGCGCTCGCGCGAACTGACCCGCGTGCTCGACCAGATCAACCAGCGCTATGGCAATAACCGCCTGTATTTCGGCGCGATGCAGGACGCGCTGGCGCAGGGCGCCGCGCCGATGCGGATTCCGTTCCAGCACATCCCCGACGAAGCCAGCGAAGCCGATCTCGGCGCCGCGGCCCTGGTCGCTGATCCGAGCATGGACGAACTGTGGCTGCAGCGCGAACGGCAGTTCAAGGCGATGGCCGAGAACGCCCATCGGCAGACACGCGAACGCACGTCCTCCGCAACCCGACCGGCGGCAGCGACACCGCCCGCACCGACGCCGCCGGGCCACCAACCCTCCGGCGTCGGCGGCTGGGTGCGCAAGCGGCGCAAACACGAAGGCCATGGCCCCGGCACGACCGGCTCCTTGTTTTGA
- a CDS encoding EVE domain-containing protein → MTARRRYWLMKSEPDTFSIDDLQRVGVEPWNGVRNYQARNFMRDGMKVGDGVLFYHSNTAVPGIVGLATIAAEAYPDPTQFDPKSDYYDAKSSREDPRWLLVDVAFERKLKRTIALDEIKARADDLGEDFALTRRGNRLSVLPVTAAQWKLLLSME, encoded by the coding sequence ATGACCGCACGCCGCCGCTACTGGCTGATGAAGTCCGAACCGGACACCTTCTCCATCGACGACCTGCAACGCGTCGGCGTCGAACCCTGGAACGGCGTACGCAATTACCAGGCGCGCAACTTCATGCGCGACGGCATGAAAGTCGGCGACGGCGTGCTGTTCTATCACTCCAACACCGCAGTGCCCGGCATCGTCGGCCTGGCCACGATCGCCGCCGAAGCCTATCCGGACCCGACCCAGTTCGACCCCAAGTCCGACTACTACGACGCCAAGAGCTCGCGCGAGGACCCGCGCTGGCTGCTGGTGGACGTCGCCTTCGAGCGCAAGCTCAAGCGCACCATCGCCCTGGACGAGATCAAGGCCCGCGCCGACGACCTCGGCGAAGACTTCGCCCTCACCCGCCGCGGCAACCGCCTGTCGGTGCTGCCGGTGACAGCGGCGCAGTGGAAATTGTTGCTGTCCATGGAGTGA
- a CDS encoding ATP-binding protein, with protein MNSETQRYSASLSQQIWDFPSLLLKSRFADALERGVSRYPIRRSLRLAARAGVDAVFDDIALNLGYRAHRIDGHSLVLDGEGVFVDVDVSRKADYCSFYFAIWADSVGRAENAIQQLQQRVEAVRIREPMFSIDWHFLTGRGELQSASIEELADDVLIDEAYPEIGNVAGFIDRYLRAKETVLVLQGPPGTGKTRLIRAILGEISRRNDGNAQALYTGDKKALECDEIYVKFITGDDHAFVVEDADHLLRPRAEGNEHLHRFLAIADGVVRAQGRKIVFSTNLPNVGDLDDALVRPGRCFAHAQVRELRPLEADALIRRLAGERGIDPEPARQVLAGSGRKSYSLAAIYQAVGRAG; from the coding sequence ATGAACTCCGAAACCCAGCGCTACAGCGCAAGCCTCAGCCAACAGATCTGGGACTTCCCGTCCCTACTGCTGAAATCCCGGTTCGCCGACGCATTGGAACGCGGCGTCAGCCGCTACCCGATCCGCCGTTCGCTGCGCCTGGCCGCCCGCGCCGGCGTCGACGCCGTATTCGACGACATCGCCCTCAACCTGGGCTATCGCGCGCATCGCATCGACGGGCACAGCCTAGTGCTCGACGGCGAAGGCGTGTTCGTCGATGTCGACGTCAGCCGCAAGGCCGATTACTGCTCGTTCTATTTCGCCATCTGGGCCGATTCGGTCGGGCGCGCCGAAAACGCCATCCAGCAGTTGCAGCAACGGGTCGAGGCGGTACGCATCCGCGAACCGATGTTCTCGATCGACTGGCACTTTCTTACCGGCCGCGGCGAACTGCAGAGCGCCAGCATCGAGGAACTGGCCGACGACGTGCTGATCGACGAGGCCTACCCCGAGATCGGCAACGTCGCCGGCTTCATCGACCGCTATCTGCGGGCCAAGGAGACCGTGCTGGTGCTGCAAGGCCCACCCGGCACCGGCAAGACCCGGCTGATCCGCGCCATTCTCGGCGAGATCTCGCGTCGCAACGACGGCAACGCGCAGGCCCTGTACACTGGCGACAAGAAGGCGCTGGAGTGCGACGAGATCTACGTCAAGTTCATCACCGGCGACGATCATGCCTTCGTGGTCGAGGACGCCGATCATCTGCTGCGCCCGCGCGCCGAGGGCAACGAGCACCTGCATCGCTTCCTCGCCATCGCCGACGGCGTGGTGCGGGCGCAGGGACGCAAGATCGTCTTTTCCACCAACCTGCCCAACGTCGGCGACTTGGACGACGCCCTGGTCCGGCCCGGGCGTTGTTTCGCCCATGCCCAGGTGCGCGAGCTGCGGCCGCTCGAGGCCGATGCGCTGATCCGGCGCCTGGCCGGCGAACGCGGCATCGATCCCGAGCCGGCGCGGCAGGTGCTGGCGGGCAGCGGGCGCAAGAGCTACTCGCTGGCGGCGATCTACCAAGCCGTCGGCCGCGCCGGATGA
- the hemL gene encoding glutamate-1-semialdehyde 2,1-aminomutase has translation MTNARSHDLFTRAQALIPGGVNSPVRAFKSVGGEPFFAQRADGAYLYDVDGNRYVDYVGSWGPMIAGHAHPQVLAAVERTMRDGLSFGVPNALEVTMAEVITRIVPSCEMVRMVNSGTEATLSAIRVARGATGRSRIVKFEGCYHGHGDSFLVKAGSGVMTLGLPNSPGVPSALADLTLTLPYNDFDAATKLFDEAGGEIAGLIIEPIVGNANCILPREGYLQHLRELCTKHGTVLIFDEVMTGFRVALGGAQQRYGIAPDLSTFGKIIGGGMPVGAYGGRRELMRQVAPAGPIYQAGTLSGNPVAMAAGLATLELIQAPGFHAELERRTHALCDGLEAAAREAGIAFVTTRAPGMFGLYFRDGAIESFDDAKASDSARFNRFFHAMLERGVYLAPSAFEAGFVSSAHGDAEIAHTLEAARAAFATL, from the coding sequence ATGACTAACGCTCGTTCCCACGATCTGTTCACCCGCGCCCAGGCGCTGATTCCCGGCGGCGTCAATTCGCCGGTGCGCGCGTTCAAGTCGGTCGGCGGCGAACCATTCTTCGCCCAGCGCGCCGACGGCGCCTATCTGTACGACGTCGACGGCAACCGTTACGTCGACTACGTCGGCTCGTGGGGGCCGATGATCGCCGGTCATGCGCATCCGCAGGTGCTGGCCGCGGTCGAACGCACCATGCGCGACGGCCTCAGTTTCGGCGTGCCGAACGCGCTGGAAGTGACCATGGCCGAAGTCATCACCCGGATCGTGCCGAGCTGCGAAATGGTGCGGATGGTGAACTCCGGCACCGAGGCGACGTTGTCGGCGATCCGGGTCGCCCGCGGCGCCACCGGCCGCAGCCGCATCGTCAAGTTCGAGGGCTGCTACCACGGTCACGGCGACAGCTTCCTGGTCAAGGCCGGCAGCGGGGTCATGACCCTGGGCCTGCCGAATTCGCCGGGCGTGCCCTCGGCCCTGGCCGACCTCACCCTGACCCTGCCCTACAACGATTTCGACGCCGCAACGAAGCTGTTCGACGAAGCCGGCGGCGAAATCGCCGGACTGATCATCGAACCCATCGTCGGCAACGCCAACTGCATCCTGCCTCGCGAAGGCTATCTGCAGCACCTGCGCGAGCTGTGCACGAAGCACGGTACCGTGCTGATCTTCGACGAGGTGATGACCGGCTTCCGCGTCGCCCTGGGCGGCGCTCAGCAGCGCTACGGCATCGCCCCGGACCTGAGCACCTTCGGCAAGATCATCGGCGGCGGCATGCCGGTCGGCGCCTACGGCGGCCGCCGCGAGCTGATGCGGCAGGTGGCGCCGGCCGGCCCGATCTACCAGGCCGGTACGCTGAGCGGCAATCCGGTGGCGATGGCCGCGGGCCTGGCGACGCTCGAGCTAATCCAGGCCCCGGGCTTCCATGCCGAACTCGAACGCCGCACCCATGCCCTGTGCGACGGTCTGGAAGCGGCCGCGCGCGAGGCCGGCATCGCCTTCGTCACCACCCGCGCGCCGGGCATGTTCGGGCTGTATTTCCGCGACGGCGCGATCGAGAGCTTCGACGACGCCAAGGCCTCCGACAGCGCGCGTTTCAACCGCTTCTTCCACGCCATGCTCGAGCGCGGCGTGTATCTGGCGCCGTCGGCGTTCGAAGCCGGCTTCGTGTCGAGCGCGCACGGCGATGCGGAAATCGCCCACACCCTGGAAGCGGCGCGGGCCGCCTTCGCGACCCTGTAA
- the rpiA gene encoding ribose-5-phosphate isomerase RpiA → MSESKRLAGEKAIDYIEDGMIVGVGTGSTVAYFIEALGRVKQRIKGAVSSSEQSTARLQALGIEVLDLNATGPLSLYVDGADECDPHKRLIKGGGAALTREKIIAEASAKFVCIVDPAKRVDVLGRFPLPVEVIPMARSLVAREILAMTRGQPVWRQDAAGNGVVTDNGNVILDIHGLAITDPVAMESAINQIPGVVSVGLFARRPADVVIVGGEPPLVL, encoded by the coding sequence ATGTCCGAATCCAAACGCCTGGCCGGCGAAAAAGCCATCGACTACATCGAAGACGGCATGATCGTCGGCGTCGGCACCGGGTCCACGGTCGCCTACTTCATCGAGGCCCTGGGCCGGGTCAAGCAGCGCATCAAGGGCGCGGTGTCGAGCTCGGAGCAGAGCACCGCGCGGCTGCAGGCGCTCGGCATCGAAGTGCTGGACCTCAACGCCACCGGACCGCTGTCGTTGTACGTCGACGGCGCCGACGAATGCGATCCGCACAAGCGCCTGATCAAGGGCGGCGGCGCCGCGCTGACCCGCGAGAAGATCATCGCCGAAGCCAGCGCCAAGTTCGTCTGCATCGTCGATCCGGCCAAGCGCGTCGACGTGCTCGGCCGCTTCCCGCTGCCGGTGGAGGTCATTCCGATGGCGCGCAGCCTGGTCGCGCGCGAGATCCTGGCCATGACCCGCGGCCAGCCGGTGTGGCGCCAGGACGCCGCCGGCAACGGCGTGGTCACCGACAACGGTAACGTCATCCTCGACATCCACGGCCTGGCGATCACCGATCCGGTGGCGATGGAATCGGCGATCAACCAGATCCCCGGTGTGGTCAGCGTCGGCCTGTTCGCGCGCCGCCCCGCCGACGTGGTCATCGTCGGCGGCGAGCCGCCGCTGGTGCTGTAA
- a CDS encoding ABC transporter ATP-binding protein, whose amino-acid sequence MFRWFESLIDPFRPAPEAMPPRTVAAFYWHFIRQAWPVFAVLTVVGFFVAIVEVVMFDYLGKVVDLVNTTPAAELFARHGSELLWMAAVMLIARPLCLGLHDLLLNQTVHPSMTNLVRWQTHRYMLKQSMSFFQNDFAGRVANRIMQTGPSLRESTTQAFDALWYVVVYSGSAIYLFAQADAWLAAPLVAWIVVYIGLLRYFVPRVKQRSWRASDARSKLMGRIVDGYSNVATLKLFAHSRREEQYVAEAMLEQTQRSRDMTRMTTLMGVSITALNGLLIVGTCGLALWLWHRGAISVGAIALATGLVIRIHNMSGWIMWTVNGIFEDIGTVQDGIETISRPLTVVDRQDAQPLAVREGSVRFENVHFHYGQDSGLIADLDLTVKPGEKIGLVGPSGAGKSTLMNILLRLYDLERGRILIDGQDIAGVTQESLRSQIGVVTQDTSLLHRSIRDNLLYGRPDASEEEMFAAVRRARADEFIPRLIDGEGREGYDALVGERGVKLSGGQRQRIAIARVLLKNAPILILDEATSALDSEAEAAIQDSLETLMEGKTVIAIAHRLSTIARMDRLVVMDQGRIIETGTHEQLIARDGLYARLWKRQTGGFVAVEA is encoded by the coding sequence ATCTTTCGTTGGTTCGAATCCTTGATCGATCCGTTCCGTCCGGCCCCCGAGGCCATGCCCCCGCGCACGGTCGCGGCGTTCTATTGGCATTTCATCCGCCAAGCCTGGCCGGTATTCGCAGTGCTGACCGTGGTCGGTTTCTTCGTCGCCATCGTCGAGGTGGTGATGTTCGACTACCTCGGCAAGGTAGTGGACCTGGTCAACACCACGCCGGCTGCGGAGTTGTTCGCGCGTCACGGCAGCGAGTTGCTGTGGATGGCGGCGGTGATGCTGATCGCACGGCCGCTGTGCCTGGGCCTGCACGACCTGTTGTTGAACCAGACCGTGCATCCGAGCATGACCAACCTGGTGCGTTGGCAGACCCATCGCTACATGCTCAAGCAGAGCATGAGCTTCTTCCAGAACGACTTCGCCGGCCGCGTCGCCAACCGGATCATGCAGACCGGCCCGTCGTTGCGCGAGTCGACCACCCAGGCCTTCGATGCGCTGTGGTACGTGGTCGTCTATTCGGGCTCGGCGATCTATCTGTTCGCTCAGGCCGATGCGTGGCTGGCGGCGCCGCTGGTGGCCTGGATCGTGGTCTACATCGGCCTGCTGCGCTACTTCGTGCCGCGGGTAAAGCAGCGCTCCTGGCGTGCGTCGGATGCGCGTTCCAAATTGATGGGGCGCATCGTCGACGGTTACAGCAACGTCGCCACGCTGAAGTTGTTCGCGCACTCGCGACGCGAGGAGCAATACGTGGCCGAGGCCATGCTCGAGCAGACCCAGCGCTCGCGCGACATGACCCGCATGACCACGCTGATGGGCGTCAGCATCACCGCGCTCAACGGTCTGCTGATCGTCGGTACCTGCGGCCTGGCGCTGTGGCTGTGGCATCGCGGCGCGATCAGCGTCGGCGCGATCGCGTTGGCGACCGGCCTGGTGATCCGGATCCACAACATGTCGGGCTGGATCATGTGGACGGTGAACGGCATCTTCGAGGACATCGGCACCGTGCAGGACGGCATCGAGACCATTTCGCGGCCGCTGACCGTCGTCGACCGGCAGGACGCTCAGCCTTTGGCCGTGCGCGAAGGCAGCGTGCGCTTCGAGAATGTGCACTTCCACTACGGCCAGGACAGCGGCCTGATTGCGGACCTGGACTTGACGGTCAAACCGGGCGAGAAGATCGGCCTGGTCGGGCCCTCGGGCGCGGGCAAGTCGACCCTGATGAACATCCTGTTGCGCTTGTACGACCTGGAACGCGGCCGGATCCTGATCGACGGTCAGGACATCGCCGGCGTGACCCAGGAAAGCCTGCGTTCGCAGATCGGCGTGGTCACCCAGGACACCTCGCTGCTGCATCGCTCGATCCGCGACAACCTGCTGTACGGCCGTCCGGATGCCAGCGAGGAGGAGATGTTCGCAGCGGTGCGGCGGGCGCGGGCGGATGAATTCATTCCGCGCTTGATCGATGGCGAAGGTCGCGAAGGCTACGACGCTCTGGTCGGCGAACGCGGGGTGAAGCTGTCGGGCGGTCAGCGTCAACGCATCGCGATCGCGCGAGTGCTGTTGAAGAACGCGCCGATCCTGATCCTCGACGAGGCGACCTCGGCGCTGGATTCGGAGGCCGAGGCGGCGATCCAGGACAGTCTGGAGACGCTGATGGAAGGCAAGACGGTGATCGCGATCGCGCATCGCCTGTCGACCATCGCGCGGATGGACCGGCTGGTGGTGATGGACCAGGGGCGCATCATCGAGACCGGCACCCACGAGCAACTGATCGCGCGCGACGGGCTGTATGCGCGGCTGTGGAAGCGTCAGACGGGCGGGTTCGTCGCGGTCGAGGCGTAA
- a CDS encoding TonB-dependent siderophore receptor, with product MSRRRPRLAPLALAIAVPLSLSAFAASADSAPAEADRDRATTLDHVVVQGAGDGYKAGSAVTATKTDTPIDETPQAITVVTRERMTDQGALNVQDALNYAAGVRSDAYGLDSRGDWTLIRGSSPQEYLDGLRSSFNYYTSSARTDPYLLERIEVLRGPSSMLFGQGSTAGVINLVSKRPQAQAQREIGVQVGSFDRRQLNADFTGPLTEDGTWLYRIVGVYRDSETQVDHVDDDRRLIAPSLTWRPSEDTSLTLQLRWQQDRTGSTSQFFGWSGLLASNPNGRVPSHRFIGNPGDHYDTDRTTAGWLFEHRLNENWTLRQAFRAARNKVDYASAYGDPFSGPSNPFVDAQQRVIRREGWFADTRVRMQNIDQHVEGRFDTGAVAHQMLAGVDAVRFKQDERQLFESAQDRGGTMPAIDIYAPVYLPHTPPAFGPAVKTRQRQVGLYLQDQMRIGEHWIVVAGLRHDRAKSGLAGAGDEKSSATTKRLGVMFHDWAGWSPYLSYSESFTPVAGTHALTGARYKPQRGEQIEAGLKFEPAGRDLSFTAATYELREENRLVPDPANPNVNVQAGKTTVGGFELELTGRLTSRFDLTAHYNYLDNDKQLEATPRHQAAVWGKQRFSIGGRDGFAAGLGLRYMSAFDSPPAPTTPSVTLADAMVSLDAGAWRWALNVNNLTDKRYFSICMGRGDCWFGARRNIGLSATYRF from the coding sequence ATGTCCCGCCGCCGTCCGCGCCTGGCGCCCCTGGCCTTGGCCATCGCTGTCCCCCTGAGCCTGTCGGCGTTCGCCGCGAGCGCCGACTCTGCGCCGGCCGAAGCCGATCGCGACCGGGCCACCACGCTCGACCATGTCGTGGTGCAAGGGGCGGGCGATGGCTACAAGGCCGGCAGCGCCGTCACCGCGACCAAGACCGACACGCCGATCGACGAAACCCCGCAAGCGATCACCGTGGTCACCCGCGAGCGCATGACCGACCAAGGCGCGCTCAACGTCCAGGACGCGCTCAACTACGCGGCCGGCGTGCGCTCCGACGCCTACGGCCTGGATTCGCGCGGCGACTGGACCTTGATCCGCGGCAGCTCGCCGCAGGAATACCTCGACGGTCTGCGCAGCTCGTTCAACTACTACACCAGCTCGGCGCGCACCGATCCCTACCTGCTCGAGCGCATCGAAGTGCTGCGCGGCCCTTCGTCGATGCTGTTCGGGCAAGGCAGCACCGCCGGCGTCATCAACCTGGTCAGCAAGCGCCCGCAGGCTCAGGCGCAGCGCGAGATCGGCGTGCAAGTCGGCAGCTTCGATCGCCGTCAGCTCAATGCCGACTTCACCGGGCCGCTCACCGAGGACGGCACTTGGCTGTACCGCATCGTCGGCGTCTACCGCGACAGCGAAACCCAGGTCGATCACGTCGACGACGACCGTCGCCTGATCGCGCCCTCGTTGACCTGGAGGCCCAGCGAAGACACCTCGTTGACCCTGCAGCTGCGCTGGCAGCAGGACCGCACCGGCTCGACCTCGCAGTTCTTCGGTTGGAGCGGATTGCTGGCGTCGAACCCGAACGGGCGCGTGCCGTCGCACCGTTTTATCGGCAATCCGGGCGACCACTACGACACCGACCGCACCACCGCAGGCTGGCTATTCGAACACCGCCTCAACGAAAACTGGACCCTGCGCCAGGCCTTCCGCGCCGCCCGCAACAAGGTCGATTACGCCAGCGCCTACGGCGATCCGTTCAGCGGTCCGTCGAATCCCTTCGTGGATGCGCAGCAGCGGGTCATCCGGCGCGAAGGCTGGTTCGCCGATACCCGGGTGCGGATGCAGAACATCGACCAGCATGTCGAAGGCCGATTCGACACCGGCGCGGTCGCGCACCAGATGCTGGCGGGCGTGGACGCGGTGCGCTTCAAGCAGGACGAGCGGCAGCTGTTCGAGAGCGCGCAAGACCGCGGCGGCACCATGCCGGCGATCGACATCTACGCCCCGGTGTACTTGCCGCACACGCCGCCGGCGTTCGGCCCGGCGGTCAAGACCCGCCAGCGCCAGGTCGGCCTGTACCTGCAGGATCAGATGCGCATCGGCGAGCATTGGATCGTCGTCGCCGGGCTGCGCCACGATCGCGCCAAGAGCGGGTTGGCCGGCGCCGGAGACGAGAAGTCCAGCGCCACCACCAAGCGCCTAGGCGTGATGTTCCACGACTGGGCCGGCTGGTCGCCCTACCTGAGCTACAGCGAGTCGTTCACCCCGGTGGCCGGCACCCATGCGCTGACCGGCGCGCGCTACAAGCCGCAACGGGGCGAGCAGATCGAAGCCGGACTCAAGTTCGAGCCCGCCGGCCGCGATCTGAGCTTCACGGCCGCGACCTACGAGCTGCGCGAAGAGAATCGTCTGGTCCCCGATCCGGCCAACCCCAACGTCAACGTGCAGGCGGGCAAGACCACGGTCGGCGGTTTCGAGCTGGAGCTGACCGGCCGGTTGACCTCTCGCTTCGACCTCACCGCGCACTACAACTATCTCGACAACGACAAGCAGCTTGAGGCCACTCCGCGCCATCAGGCCGCAGTCTGGGGCAAGCAGCGTTTCAGCATCGGCGGCCGCGACGGCTTCGCCGCCGGCCTGGGCCTGCGCTACATGAGCGCGTTCGACAGCCCGCCCGCGCCGACCACGCCGTCGGTGACCCTGGCCGATGCGATGGTGTCGCTCGACGCCGGCGCATGGCGCTGGGCGCTCAACGTCAACAACCTGACCGACAAGCGCTACTTCAGCATCTGCATGGGCCGCGGCGATTGCTGGTTCGGCGCCCGCCGCAACATCGGCTTGAGCGCGACCTACCGGTTCTGA